A stretch of DNA from Acomys russatus chromosome 4, mAcoRus1.1, whole genome shotgun sequence:
CACTGATTTCCTTGGTCTTAAGTTTTTGTCTGTCTGGGTAGAAGGAGGATGCTGACTCAGCCCCTATCAAATTGGCACCAAAACATGCAATGAAagacacccctcacccccactcagGTCCAGATCCGCtgggcttgatggtctccttgtggagctcctgactgcTCCAGTTCCTcccatctcccaactcttccatgcaactctcagTGCTTCACCCAGAGTGCAGCGTGAGTCCCATTATCTATCATAGTCCCccgctgggtgaagtctctcagaggacatctatgttgagctaatattcacttataagtgagtatataccatgtgtgtctttctgggtctgggttacctcactcaggatgatcttttctagttccatccatttgcctgaaaattcctGCACAAAATGATGCGCCAACCAAGGGCATTGCAAGCAAGGGCATtggttcagatgtagccaatggacagctcattctccatgttggcagagggaggagagcgGGGACTCCCTCTGATGTTAACTCtggttccctcctcccccaccccatttgatcactgccccttggcagggtggctttgcaagcacacagaggaaggggaatgcAGGCTAttctaatgagacctgataggcttgaGGTCAGGTGGTAGGAGAGAAGGGtgccccctgtcagaggtctaggggaggggaatagggtggaagaaggagggagggtgggaacgggaacataagagcgaggggataataatcgggatgtaatgtgaataaatgataataaataacatttttaaaaagacaggaagaGGTTACAGGAGCACTCTAACCAATAGAAAGGTTACTTCTGGTTGTCCAAAAGAATACAATTCAATGGAAGAGGCTGAACTTAAACAAAGGCAATCAGGATCTGTTACCAAGATATTTACAAGGTCTTTGTAGAAGGAACTCAGGCTGAGAAGCTGGGTCTTCAAGATTTCTCTTGGCTTGCTAGTACCCACCAAGCCACAGTGAAATGCTGGAGAGCAAGACAAGGCCCTCTCTGTAGACGGAGAAAGAAGGGACCAGAAATATCCCAGAAACAACTTGTGGTTTCCTTGAAAATGTGGAGCATAGAAGTGGTCCTCAAACATTTTACCCTTGGTGTGTTACAGGCAACCCTACAAAATCTCTCTTCAAGTAGTTTTAATCCAAGATTTTTGTTCTCAAATTGTAAAAAATCTCTGGAGATAGACATGTCAAAACTACATAAGCAGAGGTGATGGTGCATTGTGACCCCTCTTAAACTGTTCATGGTTTCACATTAATAATTCTTATTATCTCTCAGTGTATATGCTATAGTTTGACCTCGCTATTTGAATCTGATCTCAGAATTTTCAATTAGTCACAAAggtcttctcctctcctcttcctttcatcAGAGTGCAATTTTAGATCACTGTATTTACCACCATATACAATAAAACATCTATaattagaaaatacataaatgctATAGAAAATGTCAGTGCTAGAGGAGCCTGAGACGgaacttttgtgtgtgtatccatattcatgtgtgtgtatacacatgtgtatgtatgtgaaggtcagaagttaacttcaggtgtcttcctcaatcagtctccaccttagttttttgagccagggtctctcactgaacctggagcttgctgattcagCTAGACCAGCTGACCAGGGAGCCACCTGTCTGCCACTGCAGTGCTGCAATAGGGGGTATGCAGCACAACACCTGGCATTGGTCTTTCATGTGGGCTCTtcggatcaaactcgggtcctcatgcttgcgtggCAGACACTATTCTAATTGTGCCATGTCCTCAGCCCACATGAGATGTTATTACATACAATGGTTATTAACATGTGGTATGAGACAGGGCATGTATTACATTTCTTAGAAATTTAAGgttctgtctcctttttctcccttcctctctctccttcctctccctctttctacATTGTGCAAGTCTAGATGGTAAAATTATCTAAGGAGGGAGCAATTTGGAGTCAGTGTTTATGTATGAGTTTGGTGCCCATCTACGAGGTACACAAGAATGCAATGGTATGTCCATTAAATATGCCTTCAGTGTGGAACTGGGTCCACACACAATCTAGTGGCATGGTCTTCCTGAcattaatgtttttatatatctGTGCAGGATATCATTTTAAACTGTGTCTTCCTTTGGTGTGTTCTCCTGCTTGAATAAATGGTGTGTACTTGGGAGCATTACCCTCCATTGCAGACACACAATTCTATTTCTCTGTAGATCTTGGGATGCTAATGTGATTGAGTTTCTCAGAGTTTCAGGATGTCTGCTGACAGGCAGATGCTTCTGGAGGGCTGCAGTAGATCCAGTTCTGCAGCATCCTCCATTTGGAAGCAAAGACTTCATAGAGATGTAGATAATTGACTTCTGGCATAATCTGAATGGCACTCTAATAGGGCCTTTTCAAAATTCACAGAACAGGATGGACTGTGTATTTATCTGACTCCATATGCATATCTAACATGACTATGCATGTCAGATGACTAGTAAACTCTGACGCAATGTGGATCTGTGTGATGAGTTTTGCGTAATTttcactctctgtttcctgcttctcCAGGGAAATGGGTCCTATGGGGCTCGTGTAACTGGTGAGTACAGCCTGCCAGCCTGACACCCAGCAGGGAGGGAATCTACCATGGATGGCATCGTTGAACAGAAGAGTGTTCTGGTACACAGTAAGATCAGTGACTCTGGCAAAAGGAATGGCTTAATTAACACCAGAAACTTCATGGCTGAGAGCAGGGATGGTCTGGTGTCTGTTTACCCAGCACCTCAGTACCAGAGCCACAGGCTAGTGGCCAATGCAGCATCAGGCAGCCTGGATGGAGGCAGAAGTGAGCCAGTGCAGCAGCTGCTGGACCCAAACACACTACAGCAGTCTGTGGAGTCCCACTATCGTCCCAACATCATCCTCTACTCAGATGGTGTACTCCGCTCCTGGGGGGATGGCATGGCCACTGACTGCTGTGAGACTACCTTCATTGAGGACCGATCACCCACCAAAGACAGCCTAGAGTACCCAGATGGAAAATTCATCGACCTCTCAGCTGATGACATCAAAATCCACACACTATCCTAtgatgtggaggaggaggaagagctacAGGAGCTTGAGGTCAGAGGGTGTGCTTGTTGGGAACCTTCTGGGATTGGGGCTGTGGGGCCCAAGGGGGATACCTGTGAGTGCTCAGCAGAAGCCAGGGAATGAAATTATCATGCAGAAATGCAGAAGGTATGCTTGGTACCACTTTACTCCTGAGCTTTTGTGTAGGATGGAAGGAATGGGAAAAGGCTGGGAGCTGTGGCAGTGATTCTGGTCAAAGGTGACCTATGGTGGTAGTCCTCTGGGTGGGGTGACAGACACCAGCGCTGGATGGCAGGGAAGTTGGGGATGTTGCCACGGAATAACCCACAAGAAAAGAGACACATGAGGCTAGAGACACACGGTGTGGGGACAATTGGGGAAGTATTTTACTGTTGTAATTTGTCTCTTAGTTTGACACCTGAAGTTTCTACTAGTAGATCATTGCTATCTCAGAACTCTCCAGAACAAGTAATAGAAGTTTAAGAGGGAGATAAAGGAATTAAACCTGGGGTCTCTCACATACTGGGAGAGCACTGGCCCATTGAACTATGTACCTAAATCCACTTTAGTGGTTGattcaatcacacacacagagacatacaagcAGGACTCTGTAAGATATGACACAGTAGTTTCCATGAATGTGGTGTGTAAGAGTCATGGAAAGGCCACTGCATGGCAGGAAGAGTAGAGAACAAATTGTTTTCTACAGGGACTTGAGTACAGTGTTGAGGAAGGAAGCCTGTGAGAGCCACTGGCAGGTCTCTGAAGAGCCACCTCCATAGGCAGAGACCTTTATACCCTCTTACAACACTGACAGGAAAAGATGGGcatgaggccagccagagcctgAGGGAAGCTAGAACATGTGAGCTTTGGTTTCTGTACTAATGCCCGTGTGAAGTCTCTGCAGTTTTCCAAACCCTCGGGGTTTGGCCAAGAGTAAGTGTCTAAATctgcctgccctgtttgaatcTTGGAAGCAAGTAACACAAGGGTAGCTTGAATTTTACTCAGAAATTCTGATTAAGGAGGTCTTGCTGGCTCTGAAAACAGTACCCAAAGAGCATGTGGGTCTGCCattgtggtttgagtgagaagATGTCAGAGATAATTACAGAAGTGGAACCCCTATCCTGTATCATGAGAACAAATATATGAAGGCTTGATGGGTAATTGTGAAAGGATGCCAGCCCTAGGAGATATGGCAAGCACAGGAGCAGCTGGCCTTGAATAGAACTGAATGGAAATACTAATGCCTGTGGGCATGGCAACTATGGAGGAAGCCTGCCTGAGAGGGAAGTGAGATCCTGCCACCCAGAACCTTAAGCATCTAAGGGAGACTGGATTCAGAAAAGTCACTCGCTAAGCTATGAAAGAGAATGGCAGGTGACAAGCCGAAGTGAGCTGTCAGAAACACTGGACAGGGCTGAGGAATCCAAGATCATCTATACCTTTCATGCCCCTTGGTTCCAGTGTCCCCACTATGCCACACACTGTGGCCCACGCTGACATATTCCAAATTAAAAAGTTTGGAGTGACCAAGAATCGGAATACACTAAGGTTTAATCAACAAAATACCACAGAGAAACCGGGACACTACATGGAGGAACTGAGTCTGCAGGCTTTGACTTTTACCTTTGGCTGTAGAGAACCACAGGAAGATTCCAGTCAGGAAGGCTGTGACaatgttctggctagttttatgtcaatttgatacaagctgAAGTCATTGAGAAGAAAATgccttcaattaagaaaatgtctctaggccgggtgtggtggcacacgcctttaatcccagcactcggaggcagaggcaggtggatcgatgtgagttcgaggccagcctggtctacaaagtgagttccaggacagccagagacacacagaaaaaaaaaactctgtctcaaaaaaaaaaaaaaaaaaaaaaggaaaagaagaaaatgcctctataagatcaggctgtaggtaggcctgcaaggcattttcttaattagtggttgatgggggagggcccagcccatcgtgggtggtgccatccttgggctggtggtcctgggttctataagaaggctgGCTAGGCAAGCCATAAGGAACAAGCCAATAATCAGCGTgctccatgcccccccccccccgcatcagttcctgcctgcaggttccaacccagcttgagttcctaccctcaCTGCTTTTGGAAAGGAACTGTTGTAGAGAACTGTAAGGGGAATGAACCctctcttccccaagttgctttggtcatggtgttttgtcacagcactaTTAATCCAAAGACAAACAAGGTGTGTTTTGGGAATCTGCTGTAGCTATAGAGTGGGAAGAGGAcgtgggagagatggaggggaaacagaaggaggagacagaaaacTGGAGGCACAGAGCCCTGTTATTTTAAGAGATGCAGAGAGGAAATCAGGATAGCATTAGCAGTGGGAAAGACATACTTCAAAGGTGAAGTAAGTTTGTCATTGATTGGCTATGAGAAGAGAGGCCCACAGAGCACTGCAGCTCTGCTAAGAGCTTCTGGAAAATCAGCTCCAGGGTACACTATGTCCTTGCAGTCATGGTGTGGAATATTGGCTAGTCTGAAACTGTGAAGGAAGTTTCTGAATGTCTCCATTATCCTCTTTCCActtatgtatgttttatttcctcctcccctcctgacAGATTCATATATTTTTAGAACAATAGACTATATGTCAGCATCATTAAAAGTGGAGGAGGTGATTCTGTATCTTCTTAGGCCTCAGCCAGCTTCACTTTGGAGGCTTCAGAAAGGCCTAAGCATTTGCTTCCTCCTTAACATTTGTGTCTGTATCTGGTTGAGCTTGCAACTGAACAACCAATATTTAAATGCACTTGTTTTGATTCATGCTCTGTCTAGATCCATGTTTTTAGCAGTCCATTTTAAAATAGGCTCCATTctaggtgtttttttgttttggagctCTGCAGAGGTCTGACATCTACCCAGAAACAGTTTCTTTAGTAAAAAATTGGTTGGTAGTGTTAAGAGGGCCCGACTTCCCTGTTGTAATAAGTTCAGGGCtttgatgggcagctcaggggCCAAAGGAAATGAGCTGTACCACCTAAATGCTTTGCTGTCCTATAGCAGTGGCATTGGCAATCACGAGAAGCAATTCTTTTTAAGAATCAGgcaattagaatatttttttaaatatttatttatttaagtatacagtgttgcaccttcatatatgcctgcatgccagaagagggcagcagatctcactatagatggctgtgaaccaccatgtggttgctgggaattgaactcaggacctttggaagagcagacagtgcacttaaACTCTGAttcatcactccagccctggcAATTGGAATATTTAATCATAGTGATAGTATTACTCTGTGTTCATAGTTTAAAGCAGTTTTTAACTACTTGATACAACACACTGATATTTCTACTTTGGTCAGATAAAGGGCCTTCCCAATAACATAGATGGGACAGGACAGTGTCTAAAATGTTCACTTGGGCATTTAGACAAACTTTCTGGTTATCACCAAGACTAAGACAAACCTACCACCCACAGACTCTGCGGATACTAAATCAGGACATAGTATAGCCACTCTCAGTTCCTCAGAGCTATTTGAGACCCCAGTGGTGGGTTTTAAGGAGCTACAAGAAGTCTAGGAAAACAAAGGCATGGTCTCAAAATCATTCTTTGGGTATAGCAGGAGCCTATTGTTGgtgattttattacatttttatttatttatttattttttgttgttgttgttaatattttttattataattttttaaattaatttattcttgttacatctcaatgtttatcccatcccttgtatcctcccattcttccctccctcccattttcccattattcccctcccctatgactgttcctgagggggattacctccccctgtatatgctcatagggtatcaagtctcttcttggtaacctgctgtccttcctctgagtgccaccaagtctccccctgcaagggacatggtccaatgtgaggcaccagagtgcataaGAAAGTCAtataccactctccactcaactgtggagaatgttgtgaccattggctaaatctggggagggatttaaagtttactgcctgtattgtccttggctggtgccttagtttgagcagaacccctgggcccaaatctgcctatcataatgttctacttataggtttctaggaccctctggatccttctactatgctattctcccctgcttctctcatttaaagtcccaataggatgtcctcccctctgtcccagtttcctggtaagtgaaggctttcgtgggacatgccccttgggctagtatgcagatataagtgagtatataccatttgattctttctgcttctggggtaactcactcattatgatcatttctagctcaatccatttatccacaaatttcgggaaatccttgtttttaatagctgagtagtattccatagtgtatatgtaccacagtttctttatccattcttctactgatggacacttaggctgtttccaagttctggctattatgaataaggctgctatgaacatggttgagcaaattttcttgttgtgtgctggagcatcttctgggtatattccaaggagtggaatagttactacatttttttctgaataaaaaatagaagaaattttttaaaagaaagaaagaaaagaaaaacatgcattaACTATTCtgtggtgccccccccccaattctatGAAATAGTCAATAGACACATGTTGGCTGTCATTTGCTGTGTAACAAATAGTTTTTATGACTTAGTGACTTAAAACAAACATTTGCCATGAGGTCAACACTTTGGGTTGAGCTTAGCTAGGTGGTTGGTCTGCTGGTCCCTCTGGGCTCACTCATTGTCCATAGTTAACTGTTGGTTGATTAGCTTGGCAGCTGTGCTTAATAATTCTTTCCACCAGGATGCTTAAGAGCTGGAGCTCCTGGGTGCTGAGTGGCATGATACTCACCAGCTCCTCTTCTGTACAAGGAAATCCTGGATCCAAGAGAGCCCTTCCCATCCGGCCACAATTCTGAGATGACGTCTGGAGTTTTTGTCTTGCATCTGACTTTATGATTCTGGGAGTGTCATGCATGGGCTTTACAGAGCCTTTCAAGAAGATCCATGGAAGAGTTCACTGCTGCATCAGGTGTTTGCCATCTTTCCTGCTACTAGTTAACACCTGGAGCAGGATGTGGTTTGGTATGGCATGAGGGAGAGCTGAGGGACCTCCCAGTGGTTTTTACGGATTGCTCACCACATAGTCTCACCAGACAAGCGTGTTACTGGTTTCTTCAGGACAGTCTGTGTGGTAATAACTGGGCTTGGTGTCCAACCTCCTCTCTGGTAGGAGAAAGCTACAGGTTTTAGCTAAGGGCTGGGAAGGTATGTGACCATTACTTCATCTGCTTCCCAGCCCTCAGCTAAAACCTGCAGCTTTCAGGAACACCTACAGCAGGAAGCCACTTCTCATTGCACACAGAGAAGCTCAAGCAGCAGGATTACAGGGACACATAATAGAACAATTCTACAAAACATGCAACTGGAATTAAAGCTGAGGAGTGAAGTGAAGTAGTTAGATTCTCCTTCAGGAGGGCTTCACTGCCCTCCTGCTGTTGGCAGTGCTGACCTGAGTCACAAGACATGTGACTGTCAACTCAACTCCCTAGTTTCAATGCACATCTGTGCAAACTCTAAAGCACATAGAACACTGTCTAAAGCTGTCCATGGGGTCtgagtcttttt
This window harbors:
- the Syndig1 gene encoding synapse differentiation-inducing gene protein 1 translates to MDGIVEQKSVLVHSKISDSGKRNGLINTRNFMAESRDGLVSVYPAPQYQSHRLVANAASGSLDGGRSEPVQQLLDPNTLQQSVESHYRPNIILYSDGVLRSWGDGMATDCCETTFIEDRSPTKDSLEYPDGKFIDLSADDIKIHTLSYDVEEEEELQELESDYSSDTESEDNFLMMPPRDHLGLSVFSMLCCFWPLGIAAFYLSHETNKAVAKGDFHQASTSSRRALFLAVLSITIGTGIYVGVAVALIAYLSKNNHL